A portion of the Gorilla gorilla gorilla isolate KB3781 chromosome X, NHGRI_mGorGor1-v2.1_pri, whole genome shotgun sequence genome contains these proteins:
- the ETDC gene encoding LOW QUALITY PROTEIN: embryonic testis differentiation protein homolog C (The sequence of the model RefSeq protein was modified relative to this genomic sequence to represent the inferred CDS: inserted 1 base in 1 codon): MDKELPKASPSEPALNIKKSGKSFKCKKPTKNVQVFLINRQXGRNRSDTDLSRWVWMLS, from the exons ATGGATAAAGAACTCCCTAAAGCCAGTCCCAGTGAGCCTGCACTGAACATCAAGAAGTCAGGCAAATCCTTCAAATGCAAGAAGCCCACCAAAAATGTGCAGGTCTTTTTAATCAATAGAC TGGGCAGGAACAGAAGTGACACTGACCTGTCAAGATGGGTGTGGATGCTGTCATAA